The Canis lupus familiaris isolate Mischka breed German Shepherd chromosome 19, alternate assembly UU_Cfam_GSD_1.0, whole genome shotgun sequence genome contains a region encoding:
- the PCDH10 gene encoding protocadherin-10 isoform X2 — protein MIVLLFFALLWMVEGVFSQLHYTVQEEQEHGTFVGNIAEDLGLDITKLSARRFQTVPNSRTPYLDLNLETGVLYVNEKIDREQICKQSPSCVLHLEVFLENPLELFRVEIEVLDINDNPPSFPEPDLTVEISESATPGTRFPLESAFDPDVGTNSLRDYEITPNSYFSLDVQTQGDGNRFAELVLEKPLDREQQAVHRYVLTAVDGGGGGGGGGGGGGGGEGGGGGGGLPPQQQRTGTALLTIRVLDSNDNVPAFDQPVYTVSLPENSPPGTLVIQLNATDPDEGQNGEVVYSFSSHISPRARELFGLSPRTGRLEVSGELDYEESPVYQVYVQAKDLGPNAVPAHCKVLVRVLDANDNAPEISFSTVKEAVSEGAAPGTVVALFSVTDRDSEENGQVQCELLGDVPFRLKSSFKNYYTIVTEAPLDREAGDSYTLTVVARDRGEPALSTSKSIQVQVSDVNDNAPRFSQPVYDVYVTENNVPGAYIYAVSATDRDEGANAQLAYSILECQIQGMSVFTYVSINSENGYLYALRSFDYEQLKDFSFQVEARDAGSPQALAGNATVNILIVDQNDNAPAIVAPLPGRNGTPAREALPRSAEPGYLLTRVAAVDADDGENARLTYSIVRGNEMNLFRMDWRTGELRTARRVPAKRDPQRPYELVIEVRDHGQPPLSSTATLVVQLVDGAVEPPGGGGGGGGGPGEHQRPSRSGGADASLDLTLILIIALGSVSFVFLLAMIVLAVRCQKEKKLNIYTCLASDCCLCCCCCGGGGSACCGRQARARKKKLSKSDIMLVQSSNVPSNPAQVPVEEAGGFGSHHHTQNYCYQVCLTPESAKTDLMFLKPCSPSRSADTEHNPCGAIVTGYTDQQPDIISNGSILSNETKHQRAELSYLVDRPRRVNSSAFQEADIVSSKDSGHGDSEQGDSDHDATNRGQSAGMDLFSNCTEECKALGHSDRCWMPSFVPADGRQAADYRSNLHVPGMDSVPDTEVFETPEAQPGAERSFSTFGKEKALHSTLERKELDGLLSNTRAPYKPPYLNHFHPLSYFVHWK, from the exons ATGATTGTGCTATTATTCTTTGCCTTGCTCTGGATGGTGGAAGGAGTCTTTTCCCAGCTTCACTACACAGTGCAGGAGGAGCAGGAACATGGCACTTTCGTGGGGAATATCGCTGAAGATCTGGGCCTGGACATTACAAAACTTTCAGCTCGCAGGTTTCAAACGGTGCCCAACTCGCGGACCCCTTACTTGGACCTCAACCTGGAGACCGGGGTGCTGTACGTGAACGAGAAGATTGACCGCGAGCAGATCTGCAAGCAGAGCCCCTCCTGCGTCCTGCACCTGGAGGTCTTCCTGGAGAACCCCCTCGAGCTGTTCCGGGTGGAGATCGAAGTGCTGGACATCAACGACAACCCCCCCTCCTTCCCGGAGCCGGACCTGACGGTGGAGATCTCGGAGAGCGCCACGCCGGGCACCCGCTTCCCCCTGGAGAGCGCGTTCGACCCGGACGTGGGCACCAACTCCTTGCGCGACTACGAGATCACCCCCAACAGCTACTTCTCGCTGGACGTGCAGACCCAGGGGGATGGCAACCGGTTCGCGGAGCTGGTGCTGGAGAAGCCGCTGGACCGCGAGCAGCAAGCGGTGCACCGCTACGTGCTGACCGCGGTGgacgggggaggaggaggaggaggaggagggggaggcggaggaggaggagaaggaggaggggggggagggggcctgccCCCCCAACAGCAGCGCACCGGCACTGCCCTACTCACCATCCGAGTGCTGGACTCCAACGACAACGTGCCCGCCTTCGACCAACCCGTCTACACTGTGTCCCTGCCCGAGAACTCGCCACCCGGCACGCTCGTGATCCAGCTCAACGCCACGGACCCAGACGAGGGACAGAACGGCGAGGTGGTGTATTCCTTCAGCAGCCACATCTCGCCCCGGGCGCGGGAGCTCTTCGGACTGTCCCCGCGCACCGGGCGGCTGGAGGTGAGCGGCGAGCTCGACTACGAGGAGAGCCCGGTGTACCAGGTGTACGTGCAGGCCAAGGACCTGGGCCCCAACGCCGTGCCCGCGCACTGCAAGGTGCTGGTGCGGGTCCTGGATGCCAACGACAACGCGCCCGAGATCAGCTTCAGCACCGTGAAGGAGGCGGTGAGCGAGGGCGCGGCGCCCGGCACGGTGGTGGCCCTGTTCAGCGTGACCGACCGCGACTCGGAGGAGAACGGGCAGGTGCAGTGCGAGCTGCTGGGGGACGTGCCGTTCCGCCTCAAGTCCTCCTTCAAGAACTACTACACGATCGTGACCGAGGCCCCGCTGGACCGCGAGGCCGGGGACTCCTACACCCTGACGGTGGTGGCGCGGGACCGGGGCGAGCCGGCGCTCTCCACCAGCAAGTCCATCCAGGTGCAGGTGTCGGACGTGAACGACAACGCCCCGCGGTTCAGCCAGCCGGTCTACGACGTGTATGTGACCGAGAACAACGTGCCCGGCGCCTACATCTACGCCGTGAGCGCCACGGACCGCGACGAGGGCGCCAACGCCCAGCTCGCCTACTCCATCCTCGAGTGCCAGATCCAGGGCATGAGCGTCTTCACCTACGTGTCCATCAACTCCGAGAACGGCTACCTGTACGCCCTGCGCTCCTTCGACTACGAGCAGCTCAAGGACTTCAGCTTCCAGGTGGAGGCGCGGGACGCgggcagcccccaggccctggccggGAACGCCACGGTCAACATCCTCATCGTGGACCAGAACGACAATGCACCTGCCATCGTGGCGCCCCTGCCCGGGCGCAACGGGACCCCCGCGCGCGAGGCGCTGCCGCGGTCGGCGGAGCCCGGCTACCTGCTGACCCGCGTGGCCGCGGTGGACGCGGACGACGGCGAGAACGCCCGGCTCACCTACAGCATCGTGCGGGGCAACGAGATGAACCTGTTCCGCATGGACTGGCGCACCGGGGAGCTCCGCACCGCGCGCCGGGTGCCGGCCAAGCGCGACCCCCAGCGGCCTTACGAGCTGGTGATCGAGGTGCGCGACCACGGGCAGCCGCCCCTGTCGTCCACGGCCACGCTCGTGGTGCAGCTGGTGGACGGCGCCGTGGAGCcccccggcgggggcgggggcggcggcgggggccccggggagcaCCAGCGCCCCAGCCGCTCCGGCGGCGCGGACGCCTCGCTGGACCTCACCCTCATCCTCATCATCGCGCTGGGCTCCGTGTCCTTCGTGTTCCTGCTGGCCATGATCGTGCTCGCCGTGCGTtgccagaaggagaagaagctcAACATCTACACGTGCCTGGCCAGCGactgctgcctctgctgctgctgctgcggcggCGGGGGCTCCGCCTGCTGCGGCCGCCAGGCCCGGGCGCGCAAGAAGAAACTCAGCAAGTCGGACATCATGCTGGTGCAGAGCTCCAACGTCCCCAGCAACCCGGCGCAGGTGCCCGTGGAGGAGGCCGGGGGCTTCGGCTCCCACCACCACACCCAGAACTACTGCTACCAGGTCTGCTTGACCCCCGAGTCCGCCAAGACCGACCTGATGTTCCTGAAGCCCTGCAGCCCTTCGCGGAGTGCGGACACTGAGCACAACCCCTGTGGGGCCATCGTCACCGGCTACACAGACCAGCAGCCCGACATCATCTCCAACGGAAGCATTTTGTCCAACGAG acTAAACACCAGCGAGCAGAGCTCAGCTATCTAGTTGACAGACCTCGCCGAGTTAACAG TTCTGCATTCCAGGAAGCCGACATAGTAAGCTCTAAGGACAGTGGTCATGGAGACAGTGAACAGGGAGATAGTGATCATGATGCCACCAACCGCGGCCAGTCAGCTG GTATGGATCTCTTCTCCAACTGCACTGAGGAATGCAAAGCGCTGGGCCACTCGGATCGGTGCTGGATGCCTTCTTTTGTCCCCGCCGACGGACGCCAGGCTGCTGATTATCGCAGCAATCTGCACGTTCCTGGTATGGACTCTGTTCCAGACACCGAGGTGTTTGAAACTCCAGAAGCCCAGCCTGGGGCAGAGAGGTCTTTCTCCACCTTTGGCAAAGAGAAGGCCCTTCACAGCACTCTGGAGAGGAAGGAGCTGGATGGACTGCTGTCTAATACACGAGCGCCTTACAAACCACCCTATTTGA
- the PCDH10 gene encoding protocadherin-10 isoform X3 translates to MIVLLFFALLWMVEGVFSQLHYTVQEEQEHGTFVGNIAEDLGLDITKLSARRFQTVPNSRTPYLDLNLETGVLYVNEKIDREQICKQSPSCVLHLEVFLENPLELFRVEIEVLDINDNPPSFPEPDLTVEISESATPGTRFPLESAFDPDVGTNSLRDYEITPNSYFSLDVQTQGDGNRFAELVLEKPLDREQQAVHRYVLTAVDGGGGGGGGGGGGGGGEGGGGGGGLPPQQQRTGTALLTIRVLDSNDNVPAFDQPVYTVSLPENSPPGTLVIQLNATDPDEGQNGEVVYSFSSHISPRARELFGLSPRTGRLEVSGELDYEESPVYQVYVQAKDLGPNAVPAHCKVLVRVLDANDNAPEISFSTVKEAVSEGAAPGTVVALFSVTDRDSEENGQVQCELLGDVPFRLKSSFKNYYTIVTEAPLDREAGDSYTLTVVARDRGEPALSTSKSIQVQVSDVNDNAPRFSQPVYDVYVTENNVPGAYIYAVSATDRDEGANAQLAYSILECQIQGMSVFTYVSINSENGYLYALRSFDYEQLKDFSFQVEARDAGSPQALAGNATVNILIVDQNDNAPAIVAPLPGRNGTPAREALPRSAEPGYLLTRVAAVDADDGENARLTYSIVRGNEMNLFRMDWRTGELRTARRVPAKRDPQRPYELVIEVRDHGQPPLSSTATLVVQLVDGAVEPPGGGGGGGGGPGEHQRPSRSGGADASLDLTLILIIALGSVSFVFLLAMIVLAVRCQKEKKLNIYTCLASDCCLCCCCCGGGGSACCGRQARARKKKLSKSDIMLVQSSNVPSNPAQVPVEEAGGFGSHHHTQNYCYQVCLTPESAKTDLMFLKPCSPSRSADTEHNPCGAIVTGYTDQQPDIISNGSILSNETKHQRAELSYLVDRPRRVNSSAFQEADIVSSKDSGHGDSEQGDSDHDATNRGQSAGMDLFSNCTEECKALGHSDRCWMPSFVPADGRQAADYRSNLHVPGMDSVPDTEVFETPEAQPGAERSFSTFGKEKALHSTLERKELDGLLSNTRAPYKPPYLTRKRIC, encoded by the exons ATGATTGTGCTATTATTCTTTGCCTTGCTCTGGATGGTGGAAGGAGTCTTTTCCCAGCTTCACTACACAGTGCAGGAGGAGCAGGAACATGGCACTTTCGTGGGGAATATCGCTGAAGATCTGGGCCTGGACATTACAAAACTTTCAGCTCGCAGGTTTCAAACGGTGCCCAACTCGCGGACCCCTTACTTGGACCTCAACCTGGAGACCGGGGTGCTGTACGTGAACGAGAAGATTGACCGCGAGCAGATCTGCAAGCAGAGCCCCTCCTGCGTCCTGCACCTGGAGGTCTTCCTGGAGAACCCCCTCGAGCTGTTCCGGGTGGAGATCGAAGTGCTGGACATCAACGACAACCCCCCCTCCTTCCCGGAGCCGGACCTGACGGTGGAGATCTCGGAGAGCGCCACGCCGGGCACCCGCTTCCCCCTGGAGAGCGCGTTCGACCCGGACGTGGGCACCAACTCCTTGCGCGACTACGAGATCACCCCCAACAGCTACTTCTCGCTGGACGTGCAGACCCAGGGGGATGGCAACCGGTTCGCGGAGCTGGTGCTGGAGAAGCCGCTGGACCGCGAGCAGCAAGCGGTGCACCGCTACGTGCTGACCGCGGTGgacgggggaggaggaggaggaggaggagggggaggcggaggaggaggagaaggaggaggggggggagggggcctgccCCCCCAACAGCAGCGCACCGGCACTGCCCTACTCACCATCCGAGTGCTGGACTCCAACGACAACGTGCCCGCCTTCGACCAACCCGTCTACACTGTGTCCCTGCCCGAGAACTCGCCACCCGGCACGCTCGTGATCCAGCTCAACGCCACGGACCCAGACGAGGGACAGAACGGCGAGGTGGTGTATTCCTTCAGCAGCCACATCTCGCCCCGGGCGCGGGAGCTCTTCGGACTGTCCCCGCGCACCGGGCGGCTGGAGGTGAGCGGCGAGCTCGACTACGAGGAGAGCCCGGTGTACCAGGTGTACGTGCAGGCCAAGGACCTGGGCCCCAACGCCGTGCCCGCGCACTGCAAGGTGCTGGTGCGGGTCCTGGATGCCAACGACAACGCGCCCGAGATCAGCTTCAGCACCGTGAAGGAGGCGGTGAGCGAGGGCGCGGCGCCCGGCACGGTGGTGGCCCTGTTCAGCGTGACCGACCGCGACTCGGAGGAGAACGGGCAGGTGCAGTGCGAGCTGCTGGGGGACGTGCCGTTCCGCCTCAAGTCCTCCTTCAAGAACTACTACACGATCGTGACCGAGGCCCCGCTGGACCGCGAGGCCGGGGACTCCTACACCCTGACGGTGGTGGCGCGGGACCGGGGCGAGCCGGCGCTCTCCACCAGCAAGTCCATCCAGGTGCAGGTGTCGGACGTGAACGACAACGCCCCGCGGTTCAGCCAGCCGGTCTACGACGTGTATGTGACCGAGAACAACGTGCCCGGCGCCTACATCTACGCCGTGAGCGCCACGGACCGCGACGAGGGCGCCAACGCCCAGCTCGCCTACTCCATCCTCGAGTGCCAGATCCAGGGCATGAGCGTCTTCACCTACGTGTCCATCAACTCCGAGAACGGCTACCTGTACGCCCTGCGCTCCTTCGACTACGAGCAGCTCAAGGACTTCAGCTTCCAGGTGGAGGCGCGGGACGCgggcagcccccaggccctggccggGAACGCCACGGTCAACATCCTCATCGTGGACCAGAACGACAATGCACCTGCCATCGTGGCGCCCCTGCCCGGGCGCAACGGGACCCCCGCGCGCGAGGCGCTGCCGCGGTCGGCGGAGCCCGGCTACCTGCTGACCCGCGTGGCCGCGGTGGACGCGGACGACGGCGAGAACGCCCGGCTCACCTACAGCATCGTGCGGGGCAACGAGATGAACCTGTTCCGCATGGACTGGCGCACCGGGGAGCTCCGCACCGCGCGCCGGGTGCCGGCCAAGCGCGACCCCCAGCGGCCTTACGAGCTGGTGATCGAGGTGCGCGACCACGGGCAGCCGCCCCTGTCGTCCACGGCCACGCTCGTGGTGCAGCTGGTGGACGGCGCCGTGGAGCcccccggcgggggcgggggcggcggcgggggccccggggagcaCCAGCGCCCCAGCCGCTCCGGCGGCGCGGACGCCTCGCTGGACCTCACCCTCATCCTCATCATCGCGCTGGGCTCCGTGTCCTTCGTGTTCCTGCTGGCCATGATCGTGCTCGCCGTGCGTtgccagaaggagaagaagctcAACATCTACACGTGCCTGGCCAGCGactgctgcctctgctgctgctgctgcggcggCGGGGGCTCCGCCTGCTGCGGCCGCCAGGCCCGGGCGCGCAAGAAGAAACTCAGCAAGTCGGACATCATGCTGGTGCAGAGCTCCAACGTCCCCAGCAACCCGGCGCAGGTGCCCGTGGAGGAGGCCGGGGGCTTCGGCTCCCACCACCACACCCAGAACTACTGCTACCAGGTCTGCTTGACCCCCGAGTCCGCCAAGACCGACCTGATGTTCCTGAAGCCCTGCAGCCCTTCGCGGAGTGCGGACACTGAGCACAACCCCTGTGGGGCCATCGTCACCGGCTACACAGACCAGCAGCCCGACATCATCTCCAACGGAAGCATTTTGTCCAACGAG acTAAACACCAGCGAGCAGAGCTCAGCTATCTAGTTGACAGACCTCGCCGAGTTAACAG TTCTGCATTCCAGGAAGCCGACATAGTAAGCTCTAAGGACAGTGGTCATGGAGACAGTGAACAGGGAGATAGTGATCATGATGCCACCAACCGCGGCCAGTCAGCTG GTATGGATCTCTTCTCCAACTGCACTGAGGAATGCAAAGCGCTGGGCCACTCGGATCGGTGCTGGATGCCTTCTTTTGTCCCCGCCGACGGACGCCAGGCTGCTGATTATCGCAGCAATCTGCACGTTCCTGGTATGGACTCTGTTCCAGACACCGAGGTGTTTGAAACTCCAGAAGCCCAGCCTGGGGCAGAGAGGTCTTTCTCCACCTTTGGCAAAGAGAAGGCCCTTCACAGCACTCTGGAGAGGAAGGAGCTGGATGGACTGCTGTCTAATACACGAGCGCCTTACAAACCACCCTATTTGA
- the PCDH10 gene encoding protocadherin-10 isoform X1 gives MIVLLFFALLWMVEGVFSQLHYTVQEEQEHGTFVGNIAEDLGLDITKLSARRFQTVPNSRTPYLDLNLETGVLYVNEKIDREQICKQSPSCVLHLEVFLENPLELFRVEIEVLDINDNPPSFPEPDLTVEISESATPGTRFPLESAFDPDVGTNSLRDYEITPNSYFSLDVQTQGDGNRFAELVLEKPLDREQQAVHRYVLTAVDGGGGGGGGGGGGGGGEGGGGGGGLPPQQQRTGTALLTIRVLDSNDNVPAFDQPVYTVSLPENSPPGTLVIQLNATDPDEGQNGEVVYSFSSHISPRARELFGLSPRTGRLEVSGELDYEESPVYQVYVQAKDLGPNAVPAHCKVLVRVLDANDNAPEISFSTVKEAVSEGAAPGTVVALFSVTDRDSEENGQVQCELLGDVPFRLKSSFKNYYTIVTEAPLDREAGDSYTLTVVARDRGEPALSTSKSIQVQVSDVNDNAPRFSQPVYDVYVTENNVPGAYIYAVSATDRDEGANAQLAYSILECQIQGMSVFTYVSINSENGYLYALRSFDYEQLKDFSFQVEARDAGSPQALAGNATVNILIVDQNDNAPAIVAPLPGRNGTPAREALPRSAEPGYLLTRVAAVDADDGENARLTYSIVRGNEMNLFRMDWRTGELRTARRVPAKRDPQRPYELVIEVRDHGQPPLSSTATLVVQLVDGAVEPPGGGGGGGGGPGEHQRPSRSGGADASLDLTLILIIALGSVSFVFLLAMIVLAVRCQKEKKLNIYTCLASDCCLCCCCCGGGGSACCGRQARARKKKLSKSDIMLVQSSNVPSNPAQVPVEEAGGFGSHHHTQNYCYQVCLTPESAKTDLMFLKPCSPSRSADTEHNPCGAIVTGYTDQQPDIISNGSILSNETKHQRAELSYLVDRPRRVNSSAFQEADIVSSKDSGHGDSEQGDSDHDATNRGQSAGMDLFSNCTEECKALGHSDRCWMPSFVPADGRQAADYRSNLHVPGMDSVPDTEVFETPEAQPGAERSFSTFGKEKALHSTLERKELDGLLSNTRAPYKPPYLKMWRQLCGETHVVRDRGLSTDT, from the exons ATGATTGTGCTATTATTCTTTGCCTTGCTCTGGATGGTGGAAGGAGTCTTTTCCCAGCTTCACTACACAGTGCAGGAGGAGCAGGAACATGGCACTTTCGTGGGGAATATCGCTGAAGATCTGGGCCTGGACATTACAAAACTTTCAGCTCGCAGGTTTCAAACGGTGCCCAACTCGCGGACCCCTTACTTGGACCTCAACCTGGAGACCGGGGTGCTGTACGTGAACGAGAAGATTGACCGCGAGCAGATCTGCAAGCAGAGCCCCTCCTGCGTCCTGCACCTGGAGGTCTTCCTGGAGAACCCCCTCGAGCTGTTCCGGGTGGAGATCGAAGTGCTGGACATCAACGACAACCCCCCCTCCTTCCCGGAGCCGGACCTGACGGTGGAGATCTCGGAGAGCGCCACGCCGGGCACCCGCTTCCCCCTGGAGAGCGCGTTCGACCCGGACGTGGGCACCAACTCCTTGCGCGACTACGAGATCACCCCCAACAGCTACTTCTCGCTGGACGTGCAGACCCAGGGGGATGGCAACCGGTTCGCGGAGCTGGTGCTGGAGAAGCCGCTGGACCGCGAGCAGCAAGCGGTGCACCGCTACGTGCTGACCGCGGTGgacgggggaggaggaggaggaggaggagggggaggcggaggaggaggagaaggaggaggggggggagggggcctgccCCCCCAACAGCAGCGCACCGGCACTGCCCTACTCACCATCCGAGTGCTGGACTCCAACGACAACGTGCCCGCCTTCGACCAACCCGTCTACACTGTGTCCCTGCCCGAGAACTCGCCACCCGGCACGCTCGTGATCCAGCTCAACGCCACGGACCCAGACGAGGGACAGAACGGCGAGGTGGTGTATTCCTTCAGCAGCCACATCTCGCCCCGGGCGCGGGAGCTCTTCGGACTGTCCCCGCGCACCGGGCGGCTGGAGGTGAGCGGCGAGCTCGACTACGAGGAGAGCCCGGTGTACCAGGTGTACGTGCAGGCCAAGGACCTGGGCCCCAACGCCGTGCCCGCGCACTGCAAGGTGCTGGTGCGGGTCCTGGATGCCAACGACAACGCGCCCGAGATCAGCTTCAGCACCGTGAAGGAGGCGGTGAGCGAGGGCGCGGCGCCCGGCACGGTGGTGGCCCTGTTCAGCGTGACCGACCGCGACTCGGAGGAGAACGGGCAGGTGCAGTGCGAGCTGCTGGGGGACGTGCCGTTCCGCCTCAAGTCCTCCTTCAAGAACTACTACACGATCGTGACCGAGGCCCCGCTGGACCGCGAGGCCGGGGACTCCTACACCCTGACGGTGGTGGCGCGGGACCGGGGCGAGCCGGCGCTCTCCACCAGCAAGTCCATCCAGGTGCAGGTGTCGGACGTGAACGACAACGCCCCGCGGTTCAGCCAGCCGGTCTACGACGTGTATGTGACCGAGAACAACGTGCCCGGCGCCTACATCTACGCCGTGAGCGCCACGGACCGCGACGAGGGCGCCAACGCCCAGCTCGCCTACTCCATCCTCGAGTGCCAGATCCAGGGCATGAGCGTCTTCACCTACGTGTCCATCAACTCCGAGAACGGCTACCTGTACGCCCTGCGCTCCTTCGACTACGAGCAGCTCAAGGACTTCAGCTTCCAGGTGGAGGCGCGGGACGCgggcagcccccaggccctggccggGAACGCCACGGTCAACATCCTCATCGTGGACCAGAACGACAATGCACCTGCCATCGTGGCGCCCCTGCCCGGGCGCAACGGGACCCCCGCGCGCGAGGCGCTGCCGCGGTCGGCGGAGCCCGGCTACCTGCTGACCCGCGTGGCCGCGGTGGACGCGGACGACGGCGAGAACGCCCGGCTCACCTACAGCATCGTGCGGGGCAACGAGATGAACCTGTTCCGCATGGACTGGCGCACCGGGGAGCTCCGCACCGCGCGCCGGGTGCCGGCCAAGCGCGACCCCCAGCGGCCTTACGAGCTGGTGATCGAGGTGCGCGACCACGGGCAGCCGCCCCTGTCGTCCACGGCCACGCTCGTGGTGCAGCTGGTGGACGGCGCCGTGGAGCcccccggcgggggcgggggcggcggcgggggccccggggagcaCCAGCGCCCCAGCCGCTCCGGCGGCGCGGACGCCTCGCTGGACCTCACCCTCATCCTCATCATCGCGCTGGGCTCCGTGTCCTTCGTGTTCCTGCTGGCCATGATCGTGCTCGCCGTGCGTtgccagaaggagaagaagctcAACATCTACACGTGCCTGGCCAGCGactgctgcctctgctgctgctgctgcggcggCGGGGGCTCCGCCTGCTGCGGCCGCCAGGCCCGGGCGCGCAAGAAGAAACTCAGCAAGTCGGACATCATGCTGGTGCAGAGCTCCAACGTCCCCAGCAACCCGGCGCAGGTGCCCGTGGAGGAGGCCGGGGGCTTCGGCTCCCACCACCACACCCAGAACTACTGCTACCAGGTCTGCTTGACCCCCGAGTCCGCCAAGACCGACCTGATGTTCCTGAAGCCCTGCAGCCCTTCGCGGAGTGCGGACACTGAGCACAACCCCTGTGGGGCCATCGTCACCGGCTACACAGACCAGCAGCCCGACATCATCTCCAACGGAAGCATTTTGTCCAACGAG acTAAACACCAGCGAGCAGAGCTCAGCTATCTAGTTGACAGACCTCGCCGAGTTAACAG TTCTGCATTCCAGGAAGCCGACATAGTAAGCTCTAAGGACAGTGGTCATGGAGACAGTGAACAGGGAGATAGTGATCATGATGCCACCAACCGCGGCCAGTCAGCTG GTATGGATCTCTTCTCCAACTGCACTGAGGAATGCAAAGCGCTGGGCCACTCGGATCGGTGCTGGATGCCTTCTTTTGTCCCCGCCGACGGACGCCAGGCTGCTGATTATCGCAGCAATCTGCACGTTCCTGGTATGGACTCTGTTCCAGACACCGAGGTGTTTGAAACTCCAGAAGCCCAGCCTGGGGCAGAGAGGTCTTTCTCCACCTTTGGCAAAGAGAAGGCCCTTCACAGCACTCTGGAGAGGAAGGAGCTGGATGGACTGCTGTCTAATACACGAGCGCCTTACAAACCACCCTATTTGA